The Daphnia pulex isolate KAP4 chromosome 3, ASM2113471v1 genome includes a region encoding these proteins:
- the LOC124190431 gene encoding DNA fragmentation factor subunit beta-like produces the protein MEILKIFSCCKSKKLPVKITDEKRSRKVGVIVSSLLDLKKKSNDLLHVITNSDDWDSLYIGLEDGTEVSDDDYLFSLQNNTLLIIYEAKPRQPAKIHSAGMLQEAMERYLKAIHDLQNFNAEEVVKFIEDNKDEKLKLTWQYVSKLPSTKSHLSSISEHPEWFSGCNKLVTTKEEYFRKCAQGRIRSYLRDARNRLSNNNLSLCPIDKFKSCLEKQKYFACYFDRKDKSQDKLCDSKGQFQCQGQYNKTICESNHQINPYDNAESRVLFSTWNLDHVIERVKILSDLCLKIRCNNEFDHLKYFDLLFSKKNLKLVHKNCHVIGPHTECQIV, from the exons ATGGAAATATTGAAGATATTTAGCTGctgtaaatcaaaaaaattacccgTTAAAATAACCGATGAGAAACGTTCTCGAAAAGTTGGTGTAATTGTTTCTAGTTTGCttgatttgaagaaaaagtcgaaTGATCTACTTCATGTAATAACGAACTCAGATGATTGGGATTCCCTCTATATTGGTCTGGAGGACGGAACTGAAGTGTCCGATGACGATTACTTATTTTCCTTGCAAAATAATACATTGCTAATCATTTATGAAGCCAAACCTAGACAACCAGCTAAAATTCATTCTGCTG GTATGCTACAAGAAGCAATGGAGAGATATTTGAAAGCTATTCATGatcttcaaaattttaatgctGAAGAAGTAGTAAAGTTTATTGAAGACAATAAGgatgaaaaactgaaacttACTTGGCAGTATGTTTCCAAACTCCCTTCAACAAAAAGCCACTTAAGTTCAATTTCAGAGCACCCAGAGTGGTTTAGTG GTTGTAACAAACTAGTTACCACCAAAGAagaatattttagaaaatgtgCTCAAGGTAGGATACGAAGTTATTTGCGAGACGCCAGAAACAGACTTTCAAACAACAATCTTTCCCTCTGTCCAATTGACAAGTTTAAGAGCTGTTTGGAGAAgcagaaatattttgcttGCTACTTTgacagaaaagacaaaagtcAAGATAAGTTGTGTGACTCTAAAGGGCAATTCCAGTGTCAGGGTCAATATAACAAAACTATTTGTGAAAGTAACCATCAGATCAATCCTTATGACAATGCTGAGAGCCGTGTCTTATTCAGCACCTGGAATCTTGATCACGTCATTGAAAGAGTAAAAATTTTATCCGATCTCTGTTTAAAAATACGTTGCAATAATGAATTTGaccatttaaaatattttgacctCCTCTtctcaaaaaagaatttgaaactTGTTCATAAAAACTGCCATGTTATTGGACCACATACTGAATGCCAAATTGTGTAG
- the LOC124190432 gene encoding DNA polymerase delta catalytic subunit-like: MNTNSKPFGNKGPGGKSGPPPAKKIKGIDEKKPIYDEEFGEEPDEAFMFAEMESDELIGQGPEVKQTTAKWARPSAPELSEEKDRLVFQQLDIDYYTDKAMKGMPGAQSGTVATMRIFGVTRQQNSICCHVHGFAPYLYVTVPTNFMPEQCRQFQEALNKALIADSRSKQEIHEFVLAVEFMERESMYGYHENKKCPFLKITLALPPFIAAAKRLLERGEIAAPFNSMAYVAYESNIDFEIRYMVDADIVGCNWIELPPGSWRLRPHSTVKPMTRCQIEVDVAWNKVISHAPEGEWADVAPFRILSFDIECAGRKGIFPEADKDRVIQIANMVSLYGETEPFIRNIMTLDTCAPIIGSQVMSYKLEDELLDKWADFVREVDPDIITGYNICNFDLPYLLNRAKHLKRGKFDFLGRIKDKKSAIKETMIQSKQMGRRENKSINIEGRVQFDLLLVLLRDYKLRSYTLNSVSYHFLCEQKEDVHHSIITELQEGNPQTRRRLAVYCLKDAHLPLRLLDKLMCLTNYMEMARVTGVPLSYLLTRGQQIKVVSQLLRKAKEQGLLMPVHKAEAGEEFEGATVIEPIRGYYSQPIATLDFSSLYPSIMMAHNLCYTSLLNPRDKDKLKEDQYIKTPAGNYFVKASVRKGLLPEILEALLAARKKAKKDLAVETDPLRKKVLDGRQLALKISANSVYGFTGAQVGKLPCLEISQSVTAFGRMMIEKTSTEVEAKFRVENGYAHDAKVIYGDTDSVMVKFGVSTVAEAMVLGREAAEFVSAKFIKPINLEFEKVYFPYLLINKKRYAGLYWTKPEQFDKMDCKGIETVRRDNCQLVANLINTCLQKILMDRDPDGALEYAKQTISDLLCNKVDISLLVITKELTKTDKDYANKQAHVELAHKMRKRDAGTAPKLGDRVPYVIIAAAKNTPAYLKAEDPIYVLENSIPIDAQYYLENQLSKPLVRIFEPILGSKAESSLLHGDHTRTRSVITSKVGGLAKFTSRKSTCIGCKTVLPNDSAVCKFCKPKESEFYQREVGQLYALEEKFNRLWTECQRCQGSLNEEVLCSNRDCPIFYMRKKVQKDLCEQEKLMKRFGQP, translated from the exons atgaatacAAATAGTAAACCTTTTGGAAATAAAGGCCCAGGTGGTAAAAGTGGTCCTCCACCagccaaaaaaattaa AGGAATagatgaaaagaaaccaaTTTATGATGAAGAATTTGGTGAAGAGCCTGATGAGGCATTTATGTTTGCAGAAATGGAGTCAGATGAATTGATTGGACAG GGACCTGAAGTCAAGCAGACAACAGCAAAATGGGCAAGACCTTCAGCTCCTGAACTGTCTGAAGAAAAGGATCGCTTGGTTTTCCAACAGCTGGATATAGACTATTACACTGATAAGGCCATGAAAGGAATGCCAGGTGCCCAGTCAGGAACAGTTGCTACAATGAGAATATTTGGAGTGACCCgtcaacaaaattcaatttgctgTCATGTTCATGGTTTTGCTCCATACCTCTATGTTACTGTACCTACCAATTTCATG CCTGAACAATGTCGGCAGTTTCAGGAAGCTCTCAACAAGGCATTAATTGCGGATAGCAGGTCCAAACAGGAAATTCACGAGTTTGTACTCGCGGTGGAGTTCATGGAAAGGGAGAGCATGTATGGGTACCACGAGAATAAGAAATGTCCTTTCCTGAAA attACACTCGCCCTTCCTCCTTTTATCGCCGCTGCGAAACGACTCTTGGAACGCGGAGAGATTGCGGCTCCTTTTAATTCCATGGCCTATGTGGCCTATGAATCCAacattgattttgaaatcag GTACATGGTTGATGCAGATATTGTTGGTTGCAATTGGATTGAACTACCGCCAGGGAGCTGGCGTTTACGACCTCATTCTACCGTCAAACCGATGACAAG ATGCCAAATCGAAGTGGACGTCGCATGGAACAAAGTGATTTCTCATGCTCCCGAAGGGGAATGGGCAGATGTTGCGCCCTTCCGCATTCTGAGCTTTGATATTGAATGCGCCGGTCGTAAAG GTATTTTCCCTGAGGCGGACAAGGACAGAGTAATTCAAATTGCAAACATGGTGTCGTTATATGGCGAGACGGAGCCGTTTATTCGGAACATCATGACACTAGATACATGTGCCCCAATTATTGGCAGCCAAGTGATGTCTTATAAATTGGAGGACGAATTGcttgat aAATGGGCCGATTTCGTTCGGGAAGTCGATCCAGATATTATCACTGGATATAATATCTGTAATTTTGATCTGCCGTATTTACTCAATCGCGCAAAACACTTGAAGCGTGGcaaatttgatttccttggacgcattaaagataaaaa ATCGGCTATTAAAGAAACGATGATTCAGAGTAAGCAAATGGGGCGcagggaaaacaaaagcatCAACATTGAAGGCCGTGTCCAGTTTGATCTTCTTCTAGTATTGCTACGTGATTACAAACTTCGTTCCTACACTCTCAATTCGGTCAGCTACCACTTTTTATGCGAGCAAAAGGAAGACGTCCATCATTCAATTATCACGGAATTGCAAGAAGGCAATCCGCAAACTCGTCGACG ACTTGCGGTTTACTGCCTTAAAGATGCCCATCTACCACTTCGCCTGCTAGACAAGCTCATGTGCTTGACTAACTACATGGAAATGGCTCGTGTAACAGGCGTACCCCTATCCTACCTATTAACTCGTGGCCAACAGATCAAAGTTGTCTCACAGTTGTTAAGAAAA GCCAAGGAACAGGGCTTATTGATGCCCGTCCATAAAGCAGAGGCGGGAGAGGAATTTGAAGGTGCGACAGTTATCGAACCTATTCGAGGTTACTACAGTCAACCCATCGCTacattggatttttcttcgcTGTATCCTTCCATTATGATGGCCCACAACTTGTGCTATACTTCCTTGTTGAATCCGCGTGACAAGGATAAGCTGAAAGAGGACCAATATATCAAAACACCTGCAGGCAACTACTTTGTAAAGGCCTCCGTGCGGAAAGGACTCTTACCGGAGATTTTGGAAGCACTGTTGGCGGCCAGGAAAAAAGCCAAGAAGGATTTGGCTGTGGAGACAGATCCTCTAAGAAAGAAGGTTCTTGACGGTCGCCAGCTCGCCTTAAAGATTTCAGCCAACAGTGTTTATGGTTTCACTGGCGCTCAAGTCGGAAAATTACCGTGTCTAGAAATTTCGCAAAGTGTAACAGCGTTCGGCCGAATGATGATTGAGAAAACTAGTACGGAAGTGGAAGCCAAGTTTCGCGTTGAGAATGGCTATGCTCATGATGCCAAG GTAATTTACGGTGACACAGATTCTGTGATGGTGAAGTTCGGTGTATCTACGGTAGCAGAAGCGATGGTTTTAGGTCGGGAAGCAGCCGAATTTGTATCGGCTAAGTTCATCAAGCCCATTAATTTGGAATTCGAAAAAGTTTATTTCCCCTATTTATTAATcaacaaaaagag GTACGCAGGACTGTACTGGACCAAACCTGAACAGTTTGACAAGATGGATTGCAAAGGTATTGAAACAGTTCGACGAGACAACTGTCAGCTAGTCGCTAACCTTATCAACACCTGTCTTCAGAAAATCCTGATGGATCG agatCCAGATGGAGCCTTGGAGTacgcaaaacaaacaatttcggACTTGCTTTGCAACAAGGTCGACATTTCACTCCTAGTAATTACTAAG GAGCTGACCAAGACGGATAAGGACTACGCTAACAAACAGGCACACGTGGAATTAGCTCACAAAATGCGTAAACGAGACGCTGGTACTGCTCCAAAATTAGGTGATCGAGTCCCTTACGTCATTATTGCCGCCGCGAAAAACACTCCAGCCTATCTCAaa GCTGAAGATCCTATTTATGTTCTGGAAAACAGCATACCCATAGATGCACAATACTATTTAGAAAATCAACTTTCGAAACCTCTTGTCCGAATTTTCGAACCAATCCTTGGATCCAAAGCGGAATCTTCGTTATTAC atgGCGACCATACTCGAACACGTTCAGTTATCACCTCAAAAGTAGGTGGGCTGGCGAAGTTTACTTCCCGCAAATCAACTTGTATTGGATGTAAGACTGTCCTTCCAAATGACAGTGCCGTTTGCAa aTTTTGTAAGCCGAAAGAGTCGGAATTTTATCAGAGAGAAGTTGGTCAACTTTACGCtcttgaagaaaaattcaaccGTCTTTGGACTGAGTGCCAGCGTTGTCAAGGTAGCCTTAACGAGGAGGTTCTCTGTTCAAA TCGGGATTGCCCCATCTTTTACATGCGCAAGAAAGTTCAAAAGGACCTTTgtgaacaagaaaaacttaTGAAAAGGTTTGGCCAACCTTAG
- the LOC124190433 gene encoding mitotic spindle assembly checkpoint protein MAD1-like encodes MENSSRNVVDDLDSTVLRHQVQRYFNELNQEGGSPLNMEFLSMKRKPASMAVSTSSLRTSTLDSFLPKKIRFDSSVTGESSFTGESSLFSKRNAAESFSQSLNKSTKLDVGAQYEQKLSEKQANILELQQKIIKTEMKLNNFVTAKDQLEHDLSNLKETCKTKVKHYEDKIDDLYVEIKQLHLKNEQLSKENLLKTEAVEQIKLLSAEEKLSCSKELAVSEQKIIDIEQGYEEKIKKLELKLENALLKVSQYQMEAEEAKNQLKLKERVVSPSSNHQVVIEQQSQVIFEMQNALFAQRTTFSQSQEAKLSRIPQLEKELLQLQETNKLYRETAANELLLKEKISALQESVQRYKEQCQAIPDLQGEIKKMASHLRDWESMASRLFDADSLSKVQTQVEDMRRKELKLTDDLGNLQIEINSLNRANVTLRDQIETLKNVAKAKADLEDRIRKLERKLNVVQKDRDHYRTINEMYEGEMTRIGAPATASTETKKIAELERLLDEYRELVSSPGTTPPANNETVSKLTQEKEQLTKEVAELRQFINTLKAQLELAESKSVATDTRVIHFTNNPLDNVRRKTLEQVSKLEKENEGLRERVRLMEAGHSQNLTLMVGDHFEQGCTPERLKELEEKLKSSEMMNQRMEEVFKKYCSEFRRGVFELFGYQVDSSDGTFTLRSVFSESNTDSLCFKYVDAGLMVMDTPYLHTIDDLVQLHITNQKSIPVFLSSLTIELYSRQSINSSAYPSVMDTPS; translated from the exons atggaaaactcCTCTAGAAATGTGGTCGATGACTTAGATTCGACTGTCCTCCGACATCAG GTTCAGAGATATTTCAATGAATTAAACCAAGAAGGTGGAAGTCCTCTTAATATGGAGTTTTTAAGTATGAAGAGGAAACCTGCAAGCATGGCTGTCTCTACCTCATCCTTGCGGACTTCTACGTtggattcttttcttcccaaGAAAATTCGCTTTGATTCTAGTGTTACTGGAGAAAGTTCTTTTACAGGAgaatcttctcttttttctaaaagaaatgcAGCTGAATCGTTCAGCCAATCACTTAATAAGTCAACAAAGCTAGATGTTGGAGCCCAGTATGAACAGAAATTATCAGAAAAACAGGCCAACATTCTTGAATTGCAGCAGAAAATTATCAAgacagaaatgaaattgaataattttgtgACAGCCAAGGATCAACTCGAGCATGACCTGTCAAATTTGAAAGAGACATGCAAGACCAAAGTTAAACATTATGAAGATAAAATTGATGATCTTTAT GTGGAAATCAAGCAACTTCAtctaaaaaatgaacaattgtctaaagaaaatctatTGAAAACAGAAGCAGTTGAGCAAATTAAGTTACTTTCTGCGGAGGAAAAGCTATCATGTAGTAAGGAACTTGCTGTATCAGAACAGAAAATCATTGATATTGAACAAGGgtatgaagaaaaaatcaagaagtTAGAACTCAAATTGGAAAATGCTCTATTGAAAGTAAGTCAATATCAAATGGAAGCAGAGGAAGCGAAAAATCAACTTAAACTTAAAGAAAGAGTGGTGAGCCCATCATCCAACCATCAGGTTGTTATTGAGCAGCAGAGTCAAGTAATATTTGAAATGCAGAATGCACTTTTTGCTCAGAGAACAACTTTTTCTCAATCTCAAGAAGCAAAACTATCTAGAATTCCCCAG ttaGAAAAAGAGCTTCTGCAGCTGCAAGAGACCAATAAATTATATCGAGAAACAGCTGCAAATGAACTGCTGTTAAAGGAGAAAATATCTGCCTTGCAGGAGAGTGTTCAAAGATACAAGGAACAGTGTCAAGCTATACCTGATTTACAG GGAGagattaaaaaaatggcatCGCACCTCCGTGACTGGGAATCCATGGCTAGTCGCTTATTTGATGCAGATAGTCTCTCTAAAGTTCAGACTCAGGTGGAGGACATGAGGCGAAAGGAGCTCAAGCTTACTGATGACCTGGGGAACCTCCAGATTGAAATAAATTCCTTGAATAG aGCAAATGTAACCTTAAGAGACCAGAttgaaacattgaaaaatgtaGCCAAGGCAAAAGCGGACCTAGAAGACCGCATTAgaaaacttgaaagaaaactaaatGTTGTTCAAAAAGATCGCGATCATTACCgaacaataaatgaaatgtacGAAGGCGAGATGACACGTATAGGAG ctCCAGCTACGGCGTCAACGGAGACAAAGAAAATTGCCGAACTTGAACGGCTGTTGGATGAATATCGGGAGTTGGTTTCATCTCCAGGTACTACACCCCCGGCTAACAATGAAACAGTAAGCAAGCtgacacaagaaaaagaacaattgaCCAAAGAAGTGGCTGAACTGAGACAGTTTATCAACACTTTAAAGGCTCAGTTAGAGCTTGCCGAGTCAAAG AGTGTGGCCACCGATACTAGAGTTATCCACTTTACCAACAATCCTTTGGATAATGTTCGCCGAAAAACATTGGAGCAAGTTTCAAAACTTGAGAAAGAGAACGAGGGTCTACGGGAAAGAGTTCGTTTGATGGAAGCTGGTCATTCCCAAAATCTTACTCTAATGGTCGGAGATCACTTTGAACAGGGATGTACACCCGAACGCTTGAAAG AACTAGAAGAGAAACTGAAATCTAGTGAAATGATGAACCAACGCATGGAAGaagtgtttaaaaaatattgctcTGAATTCCGTAGAGGAGTGTTTGAACTCTTTGGTTATCAGGTGGACAGTAGCGATGGAACATTTACCCTTAGATCTGTGTTTTCAGAGTCGAACACTGATAGCCTCTGTTTTAAA TACGTTGACGCCGGCTTGATGGTTATGGATACTCCGTACCTCCACACCATCGACGATTTAGTTCAACTTCACATAACCAACCAAAAGTCAATTCCCGTCTTCCTTTCTTCCCTCACGATTGAACTTTACTCACGTCAGTCGATCAACTCATCCGCATATCCTTCCGTGATGGATACTCCGagctga
- the LOC124190434 gene encoding ninjurin-1-like: MAFDNEKHRRDQGAFHRPTGIVVPLEELRPLTEAGEGANNNELMIVATVSGNTQDNNNGENDGFNNNKGNISYTAKKNFSQGMMDIALLTANASQLRYVMRSPYWDFHHKMNIALICISIALQILAGVLLVFVSRKDYKRREVNEATRILNDVVVVLIFAITFVNIFIATFGIDDERTTYERWKQASGAPAEPFYTPIGATISTLAHTP, from the exons atgGCTTTTGATAATGAAAAGCACAGAAGAGACCAAGGCGCATTTCACCGTCCTACCGGAATAGTTGTTCCACTGGAGGAGTTAAGACCACTCACGGAAGCTGGCGAAGgagcaaataataatgaacTGATGATTGTTGCAACTGTGTCAGGAAATACCCAAGATAATAACAATGGAGAGAACGACGGtttcaataataacaaagGCAATATCAGTTATACTgcaaagaagaatttttcccAAG GTATGATGGACATTGCTCTGTTGACGGCCaacgctagccaattgcggtACGTCATGCGATCCCCTTATTGGGATTTTCATCACAAGATGAACATTGCACTTATTTGCATCAGCATCGCTCTCCAA ATCTTAGCGGGTGTGCTGCTCGTCTTCGTTAGTCGCAAGGATTACAAGCGCAGAGAGGTTAACGAAGCAACCAGAATTCTGAACGATGTTGTggtcgttttgatttttgccaTCACCTTcgtcaacattttcattgCAACATTTGGAATTGACGACGAAAGAACAACATATGAACGATGGAAGCAGGCCTCCGGTGCCCCAGCCGAACCTTTCTACACGCCCATAGGAGCTACCATTTCGACTCTTGCTCATAccccataa
- the LOC124190436 gene encoding glutamate [NMDA] receptor subunit 1-like produces the protein MIMRGEIDFIATGLGVTLSRSHAIDFTFPFENEPINLLIPYPKKDSTLASILAPFEYKVWILIAVSLIVGAYMLSWSGYIKARWFTPSNQFDGRREMARRRGRISDNLMFLLSVLVNPGYQVPPGFGVAFRILVAGWCLSAIVLSNSYNQSIKSFLMTPKYKSVVRSLDDLTASSEYSFVVKKYSSIWANMIEANKGPFAKIGNILRKNPENSLETLDDITDLVINQKKVLGQFKSSNLVLIREDMKTNGKCRLYMAEESFDELTISFGIPKNSHVLNHFLSHE, from the exons ATGATAATGAGAGGc gaAATCGACTTTATAGCTACCGGGTTGGGTGTGACATTGTCACGTTCCCATGCGATTGATTTCACTTTTCCCTTTGAAAACGAACCCATCAACTTGCTTATTCCCTATCCGAAAAAGGACAGCACTTTAGCTAGTATTCTTGCTCCTTTTGAATACAAG GTGTGGATATTGATTGCCGTCAGTCTAATAGTCGGTGCGTACATGTTGTCTTGGTCCGGATACATTAAGGCTCGTTGGTTTACTCCCTCCAACCAATTTGATGGAAGGCGTGAAATGGCTCGAAGAAGGGGAAGAATTTCCGACAATTTGATGTTTCTATTGAGCGTCTTGGTTAACC CTGGATATCAAGTGCCCCCTGGATTTGGTGTAGCTTTTCGTATTTTAGTTGCTGGTTGGTGCCTCAGTGCCATCGTCCTTTCCAACTCATATAACCAAA GCATTAAATCGTTCTTAATGACTCCAAAATATAAATCTGTAGTAAGGTCTCTGGATGATCTTACGGCAAGTTCGGAATATTCTTTCGTGGTTAAAAAGTACAGCAGCATCTGGGCTAACATGATC GAAGCAAATAAAGGTCCCTTTGCTAAGATTGGCAACATTTTACGAAAGAATCCGGAAAATTCGTTAGAGACGCTAGACGACATAACAGATTTGGtgatcaatcaaaaaaaggttttaggCCAG TTCAAATCATCTAATCTGGTACTGATCCGAGAAGatatgaaaacaaatggaaagtGTCGGTTGTATATGGCAGAAGAATCATTCGACGAGCTTACCATCAGTTTCGGAATTCCAAAAAATAGTCATGTCTTGAATCATTTCTTAAGTCACGAGTAA